In the genome of Brienomyrus brachyistius isolate T26 chromosome 17, BBRACH_0.4, whole genome shotgun sequence, one region contains:
- the LOC125712053 gene encoding anti-apoptotic protein NR13-like: MATSLQEETLIVANDYMDLCIGMKAPPSEAAKAMRYLGKDVEKIYGFRLRPLVQLFLDSSGCNTKLRSVMLEVVGREGMSWGQIVSLFSFTGILTVQLSTGEDDVACSRRLAELLTEVLLTEKEEWMVQNGGWSGFIDYVHKIRPEYPVSPMKTALLVAANLAIAGIAVLLVR; this comes from the exons ATGGCCACTTCATTACAGGAGGAAACTCTCATAGTGGCAAATGATTATATGGACCTTTGCATTGGAATGAAGGCACCTCCAAGCgaagcagcaaaagccatgcgATACCTGGGAAAGGATGTGGAGAAAATCTACGGGTTCAGACTGCGCCCTCTTGTACAGTTATTCTTGGACAGCAGTGGATGTAACACCAAACTCAGGAGTGTGATGCTGGAGGTGGTTGGAAGGGAAGGGATGAGCTGGGGCCAAATTGTTAGCCTCTTTTCCTTCACGGGAATACTGACCGTTCAGTTGTCTACTGGCGAAGATGATGTTGCCTGCAGTAGACGGCTGGCGGAACTTTTGACAGAAGTACTTCTGACGGAAAAAGAAGAATGGATGGTCCAAAATGGAGGCTGG AGCGGGTTCATTGACTACGTGCACAAAATTAGACCAGAATATCCAGTCTCACCCATGAAGACAGCTTTGCTCGTAGCTGCAAATCTAGCAATCGCAGGGATTGCCGTTCTCCTTGTACGTTAG